From a single Tachypleus tridentatus isolate NWPU-2018 chromosome 6, ASM421037v1, whole genome shotgun sequence genomic region:
- the LOC143252307 gene encoding uncharacterized protein LOC143252307 isoform X2, whose amino-acid sequence MNQVLLCRRNDKSVNDVNKNEHVGGEQNMAGSNAVNEPLIKKVKLTNDTAMMETPKIDNEHFEMKNFDKERTPTQALQDNGKAVMKGISVITKTAKAGEPLLKETGHADGVDSQRRCTRSQTRGDPVPPPLQKRTPRQETPRRGRRGRPRKEENQLPVKNLDHHEEGSSIKECDKKKEVALKEVNDVDKEEKQEINLVAQKETSITESESLASQN is encoded by the exons ATGAATCAGGTCTTGTTATGTCGCAGAAA TGATAAATCTGTAAATGATGTGAACAAGAATGAACATGTTGGAGGAGAACAAAACATGGCTGGAAGTAATGCTGTAAATGAACCATTGATAAAGAAAGTCAAACTGACAAACGATACTGCAATGATGGAAACTCCTAAG ATTGATAATGAGCactttgaaatgaaaaattttgaTAAAGAAAGAACTCCAACCCAGGCTTTGCAGGATAATGGCAAAGCAGTCATGAAGGGAATCAGTGTAATAACGAAGACTGCCAAAGCAG GTGAACCACTTCTTAAGGAGACCGGACATGCTGATGGAGTGGATTCACAGAGGAGATGCACTAGGTCTCAGACGAGGGGAGATCCTGTTCCGCCACCCCTTCAGAAAAGAACTCCAAGACAG GAGACACCTAGGCGTGGAAGAAGGGGAAGGCCACGTAAAGAAGAAAATCAATTGCCTGTTAAGAATCTTGATCATCATGAAGAAGGCAGTTCAATAAAAGAATGTGATAAGAAAAAGGAAGTAGCACTAAAAGAGGTGAATGATGTggataaagaagaaaaacaggAAATTAACCTTGTTGCACAGAAAGAAACATCCATAACGGAAAGCGAGTCACTTGCAAGTCAGAACTAA
- the LOC143252307 gene encoding uncharacterized protein LOC143252307 isoform X1 has protein sequence MSDMTIESQHESGLVMSQKNSDKSVNDVNKNEHVGGEQNMAGSNAVNEPLIKKVKLTNDTAMMETPKIDNEHFEMKNFDKERTPTQALQDNGKAVMKGISVITKTAKAGEPLLKETGHADGVDSQRRCTRSQTRGDPVPPPLQKRTPRQETPRRGRRGRPRKEENQLPVKNLDHHEEGSSIKECDKKKEVALKEVNDVDKEEKQEINLVAQKETSITESESLASQN, from the exons ATGTCGGACATGACGATTGAATCCCAACATGAATCAGGTCTTGTTATGTCGCAGAAA aACAGTGATAAATCTGTAAATGATGTGAACAAGAATGAACATGTTGGAGGAGAACAAAACATGGCTGGAAGTAATGCTGTAAATGAACCATTGATAAAGAAAGTCAAACTGACAAACGATACTGCAATGATGGAAACTCCTAAG ATTGATAATGAGCactttgaaatgaaaaattttgaTAAAGAAAGAACTCCAACCCAGGCTTTGCAGGATAATGGCAAAGCAGTCATGAAGGGAATCAGTGTAATAACGAAGACTGCCAAAGCAG GTGAACCACTTCTTAAGGAGACCGGACATGCTGATGGAGTGGATTCACAGAGGAGATGCACTAGGTCTCAGACGAGGGGAGATCCTGTTCCGCCACCCCTTCAGAAAAGAACTCCAAGACAG GAGACACCTAGGCGTGGAAGAAGGGGAAGGCCACGTAAAGAAGAAAATCAATTGCCTGTTAAGAATCTTGATCATCATGAAGAAGGCAGTTCAATAAAAGAATGTGATAAGAAAAAGGAAGTAGCACTAAAAGAGGTGAATGATGTggataaagaagaaaaacaggAAATTAACCTTGTTGCACAGAAAGAAACATCCATAACGGAAAGCGAGTCACTTGCAAGTCAGAACTAA
- the LOC143252307 gene encoding uncharacterized protein LOC143252307 isoform X3 — MIFVDKSVNDVNKNEHVGGEQNMAGSNAVNEPLIKKVKLTNDTAMMETPKIDNEHFEMKNFDKERTPTQALQDNGKAVMKGISVITKTAKAGEPLLKETGHADGVDSQRRCTRSQTRGDPVPPPLQKRTPRQETPRRGRRGRPRKEENQLPVKNLDHHEEGSSIKECDKKKEVALKEVNDVDKEEKQEINLVAQKETSITESESLASQN; from the exons ATGATTTTTGT TGATAAATCTGTAAATGATGTGAACAAGAATGAACATGTTGGAGGAGAACAAAACATGGCTGGAAGTAATGCTGTAAATGAACCATTGATAAAGAAAGTCAAACTGACAAACGATACTGCAATGATGGAAACTCCTAAG ATTGATAATGAGCactttgaaatgaaaaattttgaTAAAGAAAGAACTCCAACCCAGGCTTTGCAGGATAATGGCAAAGCAGTCATGAAGGGAATCAGTGTAATAACGAAGACTGCCAAAGCAG GTGAACCACTTCTTAAGGAGACCGGACATGCTGATGGAGTGGATTCACAGAGGAGATGCACTAGGTCTCAGACGAGGGGAGATCCTGTTCCGCCACCCCTTCAGAAAAGAACTCCAAGACAG GAGACACCTAGGCGTGGAAGAAGGGGAAGGCCACGTAAAGAAGAAAATCAATTGCCTGTTAAGAATCTTGATCATCATGAAGAAGGCAGTTCAATAAAAGAATGTGATAAGAAAAAGGAAGTAGCACTAAAAGAGGTGAATGATGTggataaagaagaaaaacaggAAATTAACCTTGTTGCACAGAAAGAAACATCCATAACGGAAAGCGAGTCACTTGCAAGTCAGAACTAA